The following are encoded together in the Xanthomonas sacchari genome:
- a CDS encoding L-fuconate dehydratase — protein MSKIVALETFDVRFPTSRELDGSDAMNPDPDYSAAYLRLRTDADDGLAGYGLAFTIGRGNDVQSAAVAALAHHVVGRDVETVIGDLGGFARSLTDDSQLRWLGPEKGVMHMAIGAVVNAAWDMAARRAGKPLWRFIAELSPEQLVAAIDFRYLSDALTPDEALAMLRAAEPLRAERIQTLLEQGYPAYTTSPGWLGYSDEKLVRLAKEAVADGFRTIKLKVGANVEDDIRRCRLARAAIGPDIAMAVDANQRWDVGPAIAWMRQLAEFDIAWIEEPTSPDDVLGHAAIRRGIAPVPVSTGEHTQNRVVFKQLLQAGAVDLIQIDAARVGGVNENLAILLLAAKFGVRVFPHAGGVGLCELVQHLAMADFVAITGKMEDRAIEFVDHLHQHFVDPVRIVHGRYLAPTTPGFSAEMHAASVSQFLYPDGPFWSADLAAQGGEVCRLGAFPLTEAHRRR, from the coding sequence ATGAGCAAAATCGTCGCGCTCGAGACCTTCGACGTCCGTTTCCCCACCTCGCGCGAACTGGACGGTTCCGATGCGATGAATCCGGATCCGGATTATTCGGCCGCCTATCTGCGCCTGCGCACCGACGCCGACGACGGCCTGGCCGGCTACGGCCTGGCCTTCACCATCGGCCGCGGCAACGACGTGCAGAGCGCGGCGGTGGCGGCGCTGGCGCATCACGTGGTCGGCCGCGACGTGGAGACGGTGATCGGCGACTTGGGCGGGTTCGCGCGCAGCCTCACCGACGACTCGCAGCTGCGCTGGCTGGGCCCGGAGAAGGGCGTGATGCACATGGCCATCGGCGCCGTGGTCAACGCCGCCTGGGACATGGCCGCGCGTCGCGCCGGCAAGCCGCTGTGGCGCTTCATCGCCGAGCTGTCGCCGGAGCAACTGGTGGCCGCGATCGACTTCCGCTACCTCAGCGACGCGCTGACCCCCGACGAGGCGCTGGCCATGTTACGCGCCGCCGAACCGCTGCGCGCCGAACGTATCCAGACGTTGCTGGAACAGGGCTATCCGGCCTACACCACCTCGCCGGGCTGGCTCGGCTATTCCGACGAGAAGCTGGTGCGCCTGGCCAAGGAAGCGGTGGCCGATGGCTTCCGCACCATCAAGCTCAAGGTCGGCGCCAACGTGGAGGACGACATCCGCCGCTGCCGCCTGGCGCGCGCCGCGATCGGCCCGGACATCGCCATGGCGGTGGACGCCAACCAGCGCTGGGACGTGGGCCCGGCGATCGCCTGGATGCGCCAGCTCGCCGAGTTCGACATCGCCTGGATCGAGGAGCCGACCAGCCCCGACGACGTGCTCGGCCACGCCGCGATCCGCCGCGGTATTGCGCCGGTGCCGGTGTCCACCGGCGAGCACACCCAGAACCGGGTGGTGTTCAAGCAGTTGCTGCAGGCCGGCGCGGTGGACCTGATCCAGATCGATGCCGCGCGCGTGGGCGGCGTCAACGAGAACCTGGCGATCCTGTTGCTGGCGGCCAAGTTCGGCGTGCGCGTGTTCCCGCATGCCGGCGGCGTGGGCCTGTGCGAACTGGTGCAACACCTGGCGATGGCCGATTTCGTCGCCATCACCGGCAAGATGGAAGACCGCGCGATCGAGTTCGTCGACCACCTGCACCAGCACTTCGTCGATCCGGTGCGGATCGTCCACGGCCGCTATCTGGCGCCGACCACGCCGGGCTTCTCGGCCGAGATGCACGCCGCCTCGGTCAGCCAGTTCCTGTACCCGGACGGCCCGTTCTGGAGCGCGGATCTGGCGGCGCAGGGCGGCGAGGTTTGCCGCCTAGGTGCGTTTCCGCTGACGGAAGCGCACCGGCGGCGTTGA
- the glpK gene encoding glycerol kinase GlpK: MEKQFILAIDQGTTSSRAILFDRQGRIVGMAQREFSQIFPQPGWVEHNPREIMTSVYTTITELLNNHQVDASAIAGIGITNQRETAVVWDRATGQPIYNAIVWQSRQTKDICDQLKADGHEDMVRAKTGLLIDAYFSGTKVKWILDHVDGARERAQRGELAFGTIDSWLIWNLTGGKVHVTDYTNASRTLLYNIHELRWDEELLQLLDIPASMLPEVRSSSEIYGNTQGQYFYGHAVPIAGIAGDQQAALFGQACFEPGMAKNTYGTGCFMLMNTGEKAVASKNGLLTTIAWGVDGKVEYALEGAIFVAGSVVQWLRDGLRMLGKASDSQAYAERAGDNDGVYFVPAFVGLGAPYWRSDIRGAVFGLTRGTTKEHFIRAAIESMAYQTRDVLTAMQVDSGIELKELRADGGAIANDFMAQFQSDILDVPVLRPEVAETTALGAAYLAGLATGFWKDRAEIAQQWAVDRRFEPDMPAERREALYAGWQQAVEATMGFRIR, translated from the coding sequence ATGGAAAAGCAGTTCATCCTGGCCATCGACCAGGGCACCACCAGTTCACGCGCGATCCTGTTCGACCGCCAGGGCCGCATCGTCGGCATGGCCCAGCGCGAGTTCTCGCAGATCTTCCCGCAGCCGGGCTGGGTCGAGCACAACCCGCGCGAGATCATGACCAGCGTCTACACCACGATCACCGAACTGCTCAACAACCATCAGGTGGACGCCAGCGCGATCGCCGGCATCGGCATCACCAACCAGCGCGAGACCGCGGTGGTGTGGGACCGCGCCACCGGCCAGCCAATCTACAATGCCATCGTCTGGCAGTCGCGGCAGACCAAGGACATCTGCGACCAGCTCAAGGCCGACGGCCACGAGGACATGGTGCGGGCCAAGACCGGCCTGCTGATCGATGCGTACTTTTCCGGCACCAAGGTCAAGTGGATCCTCGACCACGTCGACGGCGCGCGCGAACGCGCGCAGCGCGGCGAGCTGGCCTTCGGCACCATCGACAGCTGGCTGATCTGGAACCTCACCGGCGGCAAGGTCCACGTCACCGACTACACCAATGCCTCGCGCACGCTGCTGTACAACATCCATGAACTGCGCTGGGACGAGGAACTGCTGCAGCTGCTCGACATCCCCGCCTCGATGCTGCCGGAGGTGCGCTCGTCCAGCGAGATCTACGGCAACACCCAGGGCCAGTATTTCTACGGCCACGCCGTGCCGATCGCCGGCATCGCCGGCGACCAGCAGGCGGCGCTGTTCGGCCAGGCTTGCTTCGAGCCGGGCATGGCCAAGAACACCTACGGCACCGGCTGTTTCATGCTGATGAACACCGGCGAGAAGGCGGTGGCGTCGAAGAACGGCCTGCTCACCACCATCGCCTGGGGCGTGGACGGCAAGGTCGAGTACGCGCTGGAAGGCGCGATCTTCGTCGCCGGCTCGGTGGTGCAATGGCTGCGCGACGGTCTGCGCATGCTCGGCAAGGCCAGCGACTCGCAGGCCTACGCGGAGCGCGCCGGCGACAACGATGGCGTGTACTTCGTGCCGGCCTTCGTCGGCCTGGGCGCGCCGTACTGGCGCAGCGACATCCGCGGCGCGGTGTTCGGCCTGACCCGCGGCACCACCAAGGAACATTTCATCCGCGCCGCCATCGAATCGATGGCCTACCAGACCCGCGACGTGCTGACCGCGATGCAGGTCGATTCGGGCATCGAGCTGAAGGAACTGCGCGCCGACGGCGGCGCCATCGCCAACGACTTCATGGCGCAGTTCCAAAGCGACATCCTCGACGTGCCGGTGCTGCGCCCGGAGGTGGCCGAGACCACCGCGCTCGGTGCGGCCTACCTGGCCGGCCTGGCCACCGGGTTCTGGAAGGACCGTGCGGAGATCGCCCAGCAGTGGGCGGTGGACCGCCGCTTCGAGCCGGACATGCCGGCCGAGCGTCGCGAAGCGCTGTACGCCGGCTGGCAGCAGGCGGTGGAGGCGACGATGGGGTTCCGGATTCGCTGA
- a CDS encoding SDR family oxidoreductase has protein sequence MSGRLQGKRCLITAAGAGIGRESALACAREGAQVLATDIDAAALQALAAESDGIVTQTLDVTDPAAIQALVAAQPTFDVLFNCAGYVHQGSILDCDASAWKRSFAINVDAMYYLCQAVLPGMLAQGRGSIVNMSSVASSIKGVPNRFAYGVTKAAVIGLSKAIAADYVAKGIRCNAICPGTIKTPSLGERVKALGGDEQAVWKSFTDRQPMGRLGDPREIAQLVVYLASDDSSFTTGQTHIIDGGWSN, from the coding sequence ATGAGCGGCCGTCTGCAAGGCAAGCGTTGCCTGATCACCGCCGCCGGCGCCGGCATCGGCCGCGAGAGCGCACTGGCCTGCGCGCGCGAAGGCGCGCAGGTGCTGGCCACCGACATCGACGCCGCCGCGCTGCAGGCGCTGGCCGCCGAGTCCGACGGCATCGTCACGCAGACGCTGGACGTCACCGATCCCGCCGCGATCCAGGCGCTGGTGGCGGCGCAGCCGACCTTCGACGTGCTGTTCAACTGCGCCGGCTACGTGCACCAGGGCAGCATCCTCGACTGCGACGCGTCGGCCTGGAAGCGCTCGTTCGCGATCAACGTCGATGCGATGTACTACCTGTGCCAGGCGGTGCTGCCGGGCATGCTCGCGCAGGGCCGCGGCAGCATCGTCAACATGTCCTCGGTGGCGTCCAGCATCAAGGGCGTGCCCAACCGCTTCGCCTACGGCGTGACCAAGGCGGCGGTGATCGGCCTGAGCAAGGCCATCGCCGCCGACTACGTGGCCAAGGGCATCCGCTGCAACGCGATCTGCCCCGGCACGATCAAGACGCCGTCGCTGGGCGAGCGGGTCAAGGCACTGGGCGGCGACGAGCAGGCGGTGTGGAAGAGCTTCACCGACCGCCAGCCGATGGGCCGCCTGGGCGACCCGCGCGAGATCGCGCAACTGGTGGTGTACCTGGCCTCGGACGACTCCTCGTTCACCACCGGCCAGACCCACATCATCGACGGCGGCTGGTCGAACTGA
- a CDS encoding HAD hydrolase-like protein has product MRHYDLVIFDFDGTLADSFPWFLATINGVADEFGFRRFDVARLDEIRSLSARELMARSGLRWWRVPAVAQRMRTLMSAQIERIALFDGVAELLAQLAQAGVHLALVTSNSHANVERVLGPALLAQFRDVRCGAAVLGKRRKLRASLRACGVPAARALCVGDEIRDAEAARQAGIAFAGVAWGYTLPAALQLHTPLPLLQRPDALRSLVLGTGACTQSRPAQAGARGACEAVGGDA; this is encoded by the coding sequence ATGCGCCACTACGACCTGGTCATCTTCGATTTCGACGGCACCCTGGCCGACTCGTTTCCCTGGTTCCTGGCGACCATCAACGGCGTCGCCGACGAATTCGGCTTCCGCCGCTTCGACGTGGCGCGGCTGGATGAGATCCGCAGCCTGAGTGCACGCGAGCTGATGGCGCGCAGCGGCCTGCGCTGGTGGCGGGTGCCGGCGGTGGCGCAACGCATGCGCACGCTGATGAGCGCGCAGATCGAGCGCATCGCGCTGTTCGACGGCGTCGCCGAGTTGCTCGCGCAGCTGGCGCAGGCCGGCGTGCACCTGGCCCTGGTCACGTCCAACAGCCACGCCAACGTCGAGCGCGTGCTCGGCCCGGCGCTGCTCGCGCAGTTCCGCGACGTGCGCTGCGGCGCGGCGGTGCTGGGCAAGCGCCGCAAGCTGCGCGCCAGCCTGCGTGCCTGCGGCGTTCCCGCCGCGCGGGCGCTGTGCGTGGGCGACGAGATCCGCGATGCCGAGGCCGCGCGCCAGGCCGGCATCGCGTTTGCCGGCGTGGCCTGGGGCTACACCTTGCCGGCCGCGTTGCAGCTACACACGCCGCTGCCATTGCTGCAGCGGCCGGACGCGCTGCGGTCCCTGGTGCTGGGTACCGGTGCCTGCACGCAGTCGCGTCCGGCGCAGGCAGGCGCGCGCGGCGCCTGCGAGGCTGTGGGCGGCGACGCATGA
- a CDS encoding IclR family transcriptional regulator, with protein MTTPLPKYRAPALDKGLDILELLARDGRPMSMGEISQGIGRSRGEIFRMLQVLEERGYLTRTAGEGGYTLTNRLFMLGMQQPRVQNVTEVALPVMRALADAIRQPCHLVAPSDDQIVVIAQMDVPSDLGLVVRPGHRRPFAHSTSGLVLFAFQPADAQAQLLQRLDASEVAYDRAAFLAAAQEVHALGYSIHPSEAVVGVIDLTAPILQHGVARYTLTVPFIERRPQPIDAQAAMRAVCDAAAQISAALA; from the coding sequence ATGACCACCCCCTTGCCCAAGTACCGCGCGCCCGCCCTGGACAAGGGGCTGGACATCCTGGAGCTGCTGGCGCGCGACGGGCGGCCGATGAGCATGGGCGAGATCTCGCAGGGCATCGGCCGTTCGCGCGGCGAGATTTTCCGCATGCTGCAGGTGCTGGAAGAGCGCGGCTACCTGACCCGCACCGCGGGCGAGGGCGGCTACACGCTGACCAACCGCCTGTTCATGCTCGGCATGCAGCAGCCGCGGGTGCAGAACGTCACCGAGGTGGCGCTGCCGGTGATGCGCGCGCTGGCCGACGCGATTCGCCAGCCCTGCCACCTGGTGGCGCCGTCGGACGACCAGATCGTGGTCATCGCGCAGATGGACGTGCCCAGCGACCTCGGCCTGGTGGTGCGCCCCGGCCACCGCCGCCCGTTCGCGCATTCCACCTCGGGCCTGGTGCTGTTCGCGTTCCAGCCGGCCGATGCGCAGGCGCAGTTGCTGCAGCGCCTGGACGCCAGCGAGGTGGCGTACGACCGCGCCGCGTTCCTGGCTGCGGCGCAGGAGGTGCACGCGCTGGGCTACAGCATCCATCCCAGCGAGGCGGTGGTCGGCGTGATCGATCTCACCGCGCCGATCCTGCAGCACGGCGTCGCCCGCTACACCCTGACCGTGCCCTTCATCGAACGTCGCCCGCAACCGATCGACGCGCAGGCCGCGATGCGCGCGGTGTGCGATGCCGCGGCGCAGATCAGTGCGGCGTTGGCGTAG
- a CDS encoding amidohydrolase, translating into MTIIDAHVHFWRLARGDYAWLTPDLGVLYRDYLPEDLAATLDTHGVTALVAVQAAQSEAETRYLLQLARTEPRIVGVVGWVDFDTADVAARIAALCADGAGLLKGLRPMVQDLADPQWLAQPQLDAAFDALLQHDLAFDALVRPLHLPALLARLQRHPHLRVVLDHAAKPAIGGADFRAWADGVVQLAQHPNVVCKLSGLLTELPADAALDTPLLAPYVAHLFACFGAQRLLWGSDWPVLTQRADYAAWMALAQAWVAQHAAGAAEAVFAGTARRVYRLSDPIASSPTWSPAP; encoded by the coding sequence GTGACCATCATCGACGCCCATGTGCATTTCTGGCGCCTGGCGCGTGGCGACTATGCCTGGCTGACCCCGGACCTGGGCGTGCTGTACCGCGATTACCTGCCCGAGGACCTGGCCGCGACGCTCGACACGCACGGCGTGACCGCGCTGGTGGCGGTGCAGGCGGCGCAGAGCGAGGCGGAAACCCGCTATCTGCTGCAGCTGGCGCGGACCGAGCCGCGCATCGTCGGCGTGGTCGGCTGGGTGGATTTCGACACCGCCGACGTCGCCGCGCGCATCGCCGCGCTGTGCGCCGACGGCGCCGGCCTGCTCAAGGGGCTGCGGCCGATGGTGCAGGACCTGGCCGATCCGCAGTGGCTGGCGCAGCCGCAGCTGGATGCGGCCTTCGACGCGCTGCTGCAGCACGACCTGGCCTTCGATGCGCTGGTGCGGCCGCTGCACCTGCCGGCGCTGCTGGCACGGCTGCAGCGTCACCCTCACTTGCGCGTGGTGCTGGACCATGCCGCCAAGCCCGCCATCGGCGGTGCCGACTTCCGGGCCTGGGCCGATGGCGTGGTGCAGCTGGCGCAGCACCCCAACGTGGTGTGCAAACTGTCCGGCCTGCTCACCGAACTGCCGGCCGATGCCGCCCTCGACACTCCGCTGCTGGCGCCCTACGTGGCGCACCTGTTCGCCTGCTTCGGCGCGCAGCGGCTGCTGTGGGGCAGCGACTGGCCGGTGCTGACCCAACGCGCCGACTACGCCGCGTGGATGGCGCTGGCGCAGGCCTGGGTCGCGCAGCATGCCGCCGGCGCTGCCGAGGCGGTGTTTGCCGGCACTGCGCGGCGCGTCTATCGCCTGTCCGATCCGATTGCTTCCTCCCCCACCTGGAGTCCCGCCCCATGA
- a CDS encoding L-rhamnose mutarotase: MPRHCYLLDLHEDPALIAEYERWHRPDTVWSEIVASLRDAGIRELDIHRCGDRLVMLMEVDEDYSPAAKAAADAANPRVQAWEELMWRFQKPLPGSAPGEKWREALQIFSLQAALAELERKSAD; the protein is encoded by the coding sequence ATGCCGCGTCATTGCTACCTGCTGGACCTGCACGAGGACCCGGCGCTGATCGCCGAATACGAACGCTGGCACCGTCCCGACACCGTGTGGTCGGAGATCGTCGCCTCGCTGCGTGACGCCGGCATCCGCGAGCTGGACATCCACCGCTGCGGCGATCGCCTGGTGATGCTGATGGAGGTGGACGAGGACTATTCGCCCGCGGCGAAAGCCGCCGCCGACGCCGCCAACCCGCGCGTTCAGGCGTGGGAGGAGTTGATGTGGCGCTTCCAGAAGCCGCTGCCCGGCTCGGCGCCTGGCGAGAAATGGCGCGAGGCGCTGCAGATCTTTTCGTTACAGGCGGCGCTGGCGGAACTTGAGCGCAAGAGCGCGGACTGA
- the fucP gene encoding L-fucose:H+ symporter permease yields MHYSSESATPASASLTRTALAPLVLIVSLFFLWGMANNLNDILIKQFKKAFELSDLQAGLVQSAFYLGYFVFAIPAAMFMRRYSYKAAVVLGLLLYAVGAFLFYPAAQVHTYWLFLLALFVIASGLAFLETTANPLVTVLGPAEGAARRLNLAQAFNPLGSITGILVGQHFILSGVEHTPQELAAMAPAAREAFFATESLAVQTPYLIIGAVVLLWALLIGLTRFPATRADGEGARAGGFGQLRRNGRFVFAVVAQFFYVGAQVGIWSYLIRYLQDGVPGTPEKTAADFLTLSLVLFMAGRFIGTALLRFLAPARLLGVFALLNLLLCAVAVALPGWIGLYALVASSLFMSVMFPTIFALGLDGLDDDARKLGASLIVMAIIGGAALTAVMGAVSDHAGIHWALAVPAVGFAVILGFALHAARRDAASLPSARGA; encoded by the coding sequence ATGCACTACAGCAGCGAATCCGCCACACCGGCGTCCGCCAGTCTCACCCGGACCGCGCTAGCGCCGTTGGTCCTGATCGTCAGCCTGTTCTTCCTCTGGGGCATGGCGAACAACCTCAACGACATCCTGATCAAGCAGTTCAAGAAGGCCTTCGAGCTGAGCGACCTGCAGGCCGGGCTGGTGCAGAGCGCCTTCTACCTGGGCTACTTCGTGTTCGCGATCCCGGCGGCGATGTTCATGCGCCGCTACAGCTACAAGGCCGCGGTGGTGCTGGGCCTGCTGCTGTACGCGGTCGGCGCGTTCCTGTTCTACCCCGCCGCGCAGGTGCACACCTACTGGCTGTTCCTGCTGGCGCTGTTCGTCATCGCCAGCGGCCTGGCCTTTCTGGAAACCACCGCCAACCCGCTGGTCACCGTGCTCGGCCCCGCCGAGGGCGCGGCGCGGCGGCTGAACCTGGCGCAGGCGTTCAATCCGCTGGGTTCGATCACCGGCATCCTGGTCGGTCAGCACTTCATCCTCTCCGGCGTGGAGCACACCCCGCAGGAACTGGCGGCGATGGCACCGGCCGCGCGCGAGGCGTTCTTCGCCACCGAGTCGCTGGCGGTGCAGACGCCGTACCTGATCATCGGCGCGGTGGTGCTGCTGTGGGCGCTGCTGATCGGGCTGACCCGCTTCCCGGCCACCCGCGCCGATGGCGAGGGCGCGCGCGCCGGTGGCTTCGGCCAGCTGCGGCGCAATGGCCGCTTCGTGTTCGCGGTGGTCGCGCAGTTCTTCTACGTCGGCGCGCAGGTCGGCATCTGGAGCTACCTGATCCGCTACCTGCAGGACGGCGTGCCGGGCACCCCGGAAAAGACCGCCGCCGATTTCCTCACCCTGTCGCTGGTGCTGTTCATGGCCGGCCGCTTCATCGGCACCGCGCTGCTGCGGTTCCTGGCGCCGGCGCGGCTGCTGGGCGTGTTCGCCCTGCTCAACCTGCTGCTGTGCGCGGTGGCGGTGGCGCTGCCGGGCTGGATCGGCCTGTATGCGCTGGTCGCCAGCAGTCTGTTCATGTCGGTGATGTTCCCGACCATCTTCGCCCTGGGCCTGGACGGACTGGACGACGATGCGCGCAAGCTGGGTGCGTCGCTGATCGTCATGGCGATCATCGGCGGCGCCGCGCTGACCGCGGTGATGGGCGCGGTGTCCGACCATGCCGGCATCCACTGGGCGCTGGCGGTGCCCGCCGTCGGCTTCGCGGTGATCCTCGGCTTCGCGCTCCACGCGGCGCGCCGCGACGCGGCGTCCCTGCCCTCTGCCCGTGGAGCCTGA
- a CDS encoding aldo/keto reductase has protein sequence MALSAVAADATLAPRALGRSGVQLSTLGFGAAPIGNLYAEVDDAVALAAVADAYAAGIRHFDTAPYYGYGLSEQRLGQGLRGLPRASYTLSTKVGRCVYDDAAAAPGRDGFAVAGRRAEFDYSRDGVLRAFESSLQRLGTDHIDVLLLHDIGRLTHGERHPAMLRQALDEALPTMAALKAQGACRAIGIGVNEEDVAVELMPLFPLDCVMLAGRYTLLEQHAAQRIMAQALQRQVGILVAGPYSSGLLSDARGPGETYNYAPVDAATLQHAQRLFAACAAHGVDVGAAALQFPLAHPAVSAVVAGMRTSAEVASAATRLRAAIPGALWQQLRDDDLLRAPVPTP, from the coding sequence ATGGCGCTGAGCGCTGTCGCCGCCGACGCCACTCTGGCGCCGCGCGCGCTGGGCCGCAGTGGCGTGCAGTTGTCCACCCTGGGCTTCGGCGCCGCGCCGATCGGCAATCTGTACGCCGAGGTGGACGATGCGGTGGCGCTGGCCGCGGTGGCCGATGCCTATGCCGCCGGCATCCGCCATTTCGACACCGCGCCGTACTACGGCTACGGGCTGAGCGAGCAACGCCTGGGGCAGGGCCTGCGCGGGCTGCCGCGCGCCAGCTACACGCTCTCGACCAAGGTCGGGCGCTGCGTCTACGACGATGCCGCGGCCGCGCCAGGGCGCGATGGCTTCGCCGTGGCCGGGCGCCGCGCCGAATTCGACTACAGCCGCGACGGCGTGCTGCGTGCCTTCGAAAGCAGCCTGCAGCGGCTCGGCACCGATCACATCGATGTGCTGCTGCTGCACGACATCGGCCGCCTGACCCACGGCGAGCGCCATCCGGCCATGCTGCGGCAGGCGCTGGACGAAGCGCTGCCGACGATGGCCGCGCTGAAGGCGCAGGGCGCGTGCCGGGCGATCGGCATCGGCGTCAACGAGGAAGACGTGGCGGTGGAACTGATGCCGCTGTTCCCGCTCGACTGCGTGATGCTGGCCGGCCGCTACACCCTGCTCGAACAGCACGCCGCGCAGCGGATCATGGCGCAGGCGCTGCAGCGGCAGGTCGGCATCCTGGTGGCCGGGCCGTACAGTTCCGGGCTGCTGAGCGATGCGCGCGGGCCGGGCGAGACCTACAACTACGCGCCGGTGGATGCGGCCACGCTGCAGCACGCGCAGCGCCTGTTCGCGGCCTGTGCGGCACACGGCGTGGACGTGGGCGCGGCGGCGCTGCAGTTCCCGCTTGCGCATCCGGCGGTGAGCGCGGTGGTCGCGGGCATGCGCACGTCGGCGGAAGTGGCCAGCGCCGCCACGCGCCTGCGCGCGGCGATTCCCGGGGCGCTGTGGCAACAGCTGCGCGACGACGACCTGCTGCGTGCGCCGGTGCCGACGCCGTGA
- a CDS encoding fumarylacetoacetate hydrolase family protein, whose protein sequence is MKLLRYGEPGHERPALLDADGHLRDLSAVIDDIAGEHLTAAGLARLRALDPATLPQVDGEVRYGAAVGRVGKFICVGLNYADHAAESGMAVPEMPVLFMKATSAISGPNDTVTIPRGSLKTDWEVELGVVIGDTARDVSVDEALSHVAGYAVINDLSERAFQLEHGGQWVKGKSCDGFGPIGPWLVTADEVPDPQNLSMWLEVNGHRYQNGSTRTMVFGVAELVSHISRYMTLLPGDVISTGTPPGVGLGQKPQVYLKPGDVMRLGIEGLGEQRQAVVAHPRDAQ, encoded by the coding sequence ATGAAACTGCTGCGTTACGGCGAACCCGGCCACGAACGCCCGGCCCTGCTCGATGCCGACGGCCACCTGCGCGACCTCTCGGCGGTGATCGACGACATCGCCGGCGAGCATCTCACCGCCGCCGGCCTGGCCAGGCTGCGCGCGCTCGATCCGGCCACGCTGCCGCAGGTGGACGGCGAGGTGCGCTACGGCGCCGCCGTGGGCCGTGTCGGCAAGTTCATCTGCGTCGGGCTGAACTACGCCGACCACGCCGCCGAGTCGGGCATGGCGGTGCCGGAGATGCCGGTGTTGTTCATGAAGGCCACCAGCGCGATCAGCGGCCCCAACGACACCGTGACGATCCCGCGCGGTTCGCTCAAGACCGACTGGGAAGTGGAGCTGGGCGTGGTGATCGGCGATACCGCGCGCGACGTGTCGGTGGACGAGGCGCTGTCGCACGTCGCCGGCTATGCGGTGATCAACGACCTGTCCGAGCGCGCGTTCCAGCTGGAGCACGGCGGGCAGTGGGTGAAGGGCAAGAGTTGCGACGGCTTCGGCCCGATCGGCCCGTGGCTGGTCACCGCCGACGAGGTGCCGGATCCGCAGAACCTGTCGATGTGGCTGGAGGTCAACGGCCACCGCTACCAGAACGGCAGCACCCGCACGATGGTGTTCGGCGTGGCCGAGCTGGTCAGCCACATCAGCCGCTACATGACGCTGTTGCCGGGCGACGTGATCAGCACCGGCACGCCGCCGGGCGTGGGCCTGGGGCAGAAGCCGCAGGTGTACCTGAAGCCGGGCGACGTGATGCGGCTGGGCATCGAAGGCCTGGGCGAGCAACGCCAGGCCGTGGTCGCGCATCCGCGCGACGCGCAGTAA
- a CDS encoding peroxiredoxin, with translation MALLAACALVLVLAWQNRGLREERRWFVTRTTEPYPGMYVPRIDVTAVDGTPLTLGVPSAVGVPSADRQVLFFFTTTCPYCKRSAPQIVQAAQRLAAQQPRVQVLGVCQCSPEQAQRYAAEHGFTFPVTTLTDRRAVMLFRARNVPTLLALDREGRVRYARVGVFETTERMQDLMAAVRSTEAPPALATIEE, from the coding sequence TTGGCGTTGCTGGCGGCCTGCGCGCTGGTGCTGGTGCTGGCTTGGCAGAACCGTGGCTTGCGCGAGGAACGGCGCTGGTTCGTCACCCGCACCACCGAGCCGTATCCGGGCATGTACGTGCCGCGCATTGATGTCACTGCGGTCGATGGCACGCCATTGACGCTCGGCGTGCCGTCCGCCGTCGGCGTGCCGTCCGCCGACCGCCAGGTGCTGTTCTTCTTCACCACCACCTGCCCGTACTGCAAGCGCTCGGCGCCGCAGATCGTGCAGGCGGCGCAGCGGTTGGCCGCGCAGCAGCCGCGCGTGCAGGTGCTGGGCGTGTGCCAGTGCAGCCCCGAGCAGGCGCAGCGCTACGCTGCCGAGCACGGCTTTACGTTCCCGGTGACCACGTTGACCGATCGCCGCGCGGTGATGCTGTTCCGCGCGCGCAACGTGCCGACGCTGCTTGCCCTGGACCGCGAGGGGCGCGTGCGCTATGCGCGCGTCGGCGTCTTCGAGACCACGGAGCGGATGCAGGACCTGATGGCCGCAGTGCGCAGCACGGAGGCGCCACCGGCCTTGGCAACCATCGAGGAGTAA